The following are from one region of the Paenibacillus bovis genome:
- a CDS encoding NAD(P)/FAD-dependent oxidoreductase, translated as MKKVIVIGAGILGASTAYQLARAGAEVLLIDRQDQGQATDAAAGIICPWLSQRRNQAWYRLARGGAQFYPQLIRELEQEGETETGYAQVGALSIHTDPDKIGKMEERARLRRDDAPEIGDITVLDEEQTCQQFPLLQAGYQAVQISGAARIDGRALRDALIRSAVRNGATQIHGDAILQWESDRITGVKVGTESYHADEVAVCAGAWAHSLLQPLGIDFKVSFQKAQIMHLQTTNQTDTGSWPVVIPPTDQYLLAFDDQKIVIGATHENDIEGYDTRITAGGMQEVLNKGLELAPGLMDSTFQEVRVGFRPFTPGFLPVIGRVPGWKGLLAANGLGASGLTAGPYLGSQLAKLALEMEPDIAIEDYDISKAIEQLSI; from the coding sequence ATGAAGAAAGTAATTGTAATCGGAGCAGGAATTCTGGGAGCTTCGACAGCGTATCAGCTTGCCCGAGCCGGAGCGGAAGTACTTCTTATCGATCGGCAGGATCAGGGACAGGCTACCGATGCAGCAGCAGGCATTATCTGCCCATGGCTGTCCCAGCGGCGTAATCAGGCCTGGTATCGTCTCGCCAGAGGAGGGGCACAGTTCTATCCCCAGCTGATCCGCGAACTGGAACAAGAAGGAGAGACCGAGACCGGATATGCGCAAGTAGGCGCACTCAGTATTCATACCGATCCCGACAAAATCGGTAAAATGGAAGAGCGGGCACGTCTGCGCAGAGATGATGCACCGGAGATCGGGGACATTACTGTACTCGATGAAGAGCAGACATGCCAGCAATTTCCGCTCTTGCAGGCAGGTTATCAGGCGGTACAGATCAGCGGCGCAGCGCGTATTGATGGACGTGCTCTGCGGGATGCACTGATCCGTTCCGCAGTAAGAAACGGAGCCACACAGATTCACGGCGATGCTATTCTTCAGTGGGAGAGTGACCGAATTACCGGCGTGAAGGTGGGGACTGAATCCTATCATGCCGATGAAGTCGCGGTCTGTGCAGGTGCATGGGCCCATTCGCTGCTGCAGCCGCTAGGAATTGATTTCAAGGTCAGTTTCCAAAAAGCGCAGATTATGCATCTTCAGACGACGAATCAGACGGATACCGGCAGCTGGCCGGTTGTGATTCCACCTACAGATCAGTATCTGTTGGCCTTTGATGATCAGAAGATCGTGATCGGAGCTACTCATGAGAATGATATCGAAGGATATGACACGAGAATCACAGCCGGAGGCATGCAGGAGGTATTGAACAAAGGGCTGGAGCTGGCTCCGGGGCTGATGGACAGCACTTTTCAGGAAGTGCGGGTAGGCTTCCGTCCCTTTACACCGGGATTTCTGCCTGTCATCGGCAGAGTGCCGGGGTGGAAAGGGTTGCTGGCAGCTAATGGACTGGGAGCATCCGGTCTGACCGCCGGTCCTTATCTGGGCAGTCAGCTCGCCAAGCTGGCACTGGAGATGGAGCCGGATATTGCGATAGAAGATTATGATATCAGCAAAGCCATAGAGCAGCTGTCTATCTAA
- a CDS encoding M15 family metallopeptidase yields MKNKKGIRIAIISTICLLSACGSNSMTAQQSDTLVSSGVHTAASYASATAAEPANTAHASASPVSVHPTSSTAMKTVSHPEAIDVLVNKQNKLPEKYTPADLVYADVRFTFKEKIEKRKMRKEAAVALKQMFAAADQDHVPLAGVSAYRSHARQKAIFEAYVRRDGEAKARTYSAYPGTSEHETGLAIDVSGSNGRCAATGCFAGTKEAKWLAQNAASYGFIIRYPKGKESITGYTYEPWHLRYVGKTIAGEISRKQLTLEEYKAQQATSS; encoded by the coding sequence ATGAAAAATAAAAAAGGAATCCGGATCGCTATAATCAGTACAATATGTCTTTTGTCTGCATGTGGCAGTAACAGTATGACAGCGCAGCAATCGGATACCCTGGTGTCCAGCGGAGTACATACTGCTGCGTCTTATGCTTCTGCTACAGCAGCAGAGCCTGCCAACACAGCCCATGCTTCCGCTTCGCCGGTCTCTGTGCATCCGACATCCAGCACTGCTATGAAGACGGTTAGTCATCCGGAAGCGATCGATGTACTGGTGAACAAGCAGAACAAACTGCCGGAAAAGTATACGCCAGCAGATCTGGTCTATGCCGATGTACGATTTACATTTAAGGAAAAGATTGAAAAGCGCAAAATGCGCAAGGAAGCAGCAGTTGCACTGAAGCAGATGTTTGCTGCGGCCGATCAGGATCATGTACCACTGGCAGGCGTCTCTGCTTATCGCTCCCATGCTCGCCAAAAAGCGATTTTCGAAGCCTATGTACGCCGGGATGGCGAAGCCAAAGCCCGTACTTACAGCGCTTATCCGGGTACCAGCGAGCATGAGACCGGACTTGCTATCGATGTGAGCGGATCGAACGGACGCTGCGCAGCAACAGGCTGTTTTGCCGGAACCAAGGAAGCCAAATGGCTCGCCCAAAATGCTGCGTCCTATGGATTTATTATCCGCTATCCAAAAGGTAAAGAAAGTATCACCGGCTATACGTACGAGCCCTGGCATCTGCGATATGTCGGCAAAACGATAGCAGGAGAGATATCGCGCAAACAGCTGACGCTGGAAGAATACAAGGCACAGCAAGCAACCTCTTCCTGA
- the pelA gene encoding pectate lyase — MQKNKLWLLLQIASLAAILAFVLPTFSTVHAADGDGTTASISDILKNQQADGGWKKYYDETSGDWAKSTIDNKATYTEIRRLASEYTKTRNSQYSAAAVKGINFLITMQYANGGWPQVYKASGYHQHITYNDNAMISVMTLLDEVANKKGDFSFIDSTLAGKSKQAVDKGIDCILKTQVVSGGKLTAWGQQHDSVTLKPAGARIYEVPSLSASESAGIVAFLKTRPATSQITASIKAAEDWFKAVKITGIRVVKTSSDVTVVSDPSVTTPIWARFYELNTNKPIFVGRDGVVKYQLKDIDQERRTGYAWYGNWPSKLGIN, encoded by the coding sequence ATGCAAAAAAACAAATTATGGCTGCTGCTTCAAATCGCAAGTCTGGCAGCAATTCTGGCATTCGTACTACCAACCTTCTCTACGGTTCATGCCGCTGATGGTGACGGCACAACAGCCAGTATATCAGACATTTTGAAAAATCAGCAGGCAGATGGCGGATGGAAAAAATACTATGATGAAACCAGTGGAGACTGGGCCAAGTCAACTATCGATAACAAAGCTACATATACGGAAATTCGCCGCTTGGCCAGCGAATATACCAAAACTCGCAACAGCCAGTACTCGGCTGCAGCTGTCAAAGGCATTAACTTCCTGATCACGATGCAGTATGCCAATGGCGGATGGCCGCAGGTGTACAAAGCATCTGGATATCACCAGCATATCACGTATAACGACAACGCCATGATCAGCGTAATGACCCTGCTGGATGAAGTAGCCAACAAAAAAGGTGATTTTTCCTTTATCGACAGTACACTGGCTGGCAAAAGCAAACAGGCTGTAGACAAAGGAATCGACTGCATTCTGAAAACGCAGGTCGTATCCGGCGGCAAACTGACTGCATGGGGACAGCAGCATGATTCTGTTACCCTGAAGCCGGCGGGCGCGCGCATCTACGAAGTACCTTCCCTGAGCGCAAGCGAGAGCGCAGGTATTGTGGCTTTCCTGAAAACAAGACCTGCCACTTCCCAGATCACTGCATCGATCAAAGCAGCCGAAGACTGGTTCAAAGCAGTCAAAATTACCGGCATCCGTGTCGTGAAAACAAGCTCTGACGTAACCGTAGTCAGCGATCCAAGCGTAACGACACCGATCTGGGCACGTTTCTACGAACTGAACACCAATAAACCGATCTTTGTAGGTCGTGATGGTGTGGTCAAATACCAGCTTAAGGATATCGATCAGGAGAGACGTACCGGTTATGCCTGGTATGGCAACTGGCCTTCCAAGCTTGGAATCAATTAA
- a CDS encoding MFS transporter, with protein sequence MATLFLIVIYLSFISLGIPDSMLGAAWPVMHLDIQAPFGAAGTLSIIASVGTILSSLVSGTLLNKLGTGWVTLISCCLTAGALLGFAFVPSLTWLAVLAIPLGIGAGAVDSGLNHYVASNYKAHHMSWLHCFWGVGATTGPIIMAYYMGTESSWRGGYQAVAIIQMVLVVILLFTLPLWKKVAAIQQEAKQREKQNQSGSELHTTDSSQATDHSSGDPAAKVNLLRIPGVNFTLLTFLFYCGAEATVGLWGASFFVGARGVTPEMAAGWVSLYFAGITLGRLITGFLTLRMSNRRLILIGQLAAVAGGILLLMPLPPILLMSGLILIGVGFAPIFPGLLHETPARFGEKNAARLMGYQLAMAYVGITILPPLFGLIAAYVHVGWFPFVVLAYILLMLLFAERVNQKLRHA encoded by the coding sequence ATGGCTACACTGTTTCTGATTGTCATTTATTTATCCTTTATTAGCCTGGGTATTCCTGATTCCATGCTGGGAGCAGCCTGGCCGGTCATGCATCTGGATATTCAGGCGCCATTTGGAGCAGCCGGTACATTATCGATTATCGCATCGGTAGGTACTATCCTGTCCAGTCTGGTCAGTGGTACCTTGCTGAACAAACTGGGAACCGGATGGGTCACCCTGATCAGCTGCTGTCTGACTGCAGGGGCACTGCTCGGCTTTGCTTTTGTCCCGTCACTAACCTGGCTGGCGGTACTGGCGATTCCGCTCGGAATAGGCGCCGGAGCCGTAGACTCCGGTCTGAATCATTATGTAGCCTCCAATTACAAAGCCCATCATATGAGCTGGCTGCACTGCTTTTGGGGAGTAGGCGCTACTACAGGGCCAATCATTATGGCCTATTACATGGGAACGGAAAGCTCATGGAGAGGTGGATATCAGGCGGTAGCTATTATACAGATGGTATTGGTCGTTATCCTGCTGTTTACTCTGCCGCTCTGGAAAAAGGTAGCGGCTATTCAGCAGGAAGCCAAGCAGCGCGAGAAGCAAAATCAGTCTGGATCCGAGTTACATACAACAGATTCATCGCAGGCCACGGATCATTCTTCCGGTGATCCTGCTGCCAAAGTCAACCTGCTGCGAATTCCGGGTGTTAATTTTACACTGCTGACGTTTCTGTTCTACTGCGGGGCAGAAGCAACCGTAGGATTATGGGGAGCCAGCTTTTTCGTCGGAGCGAGAGGAGTCACTCCGGAAATGGCTGCCGGCTGGGTATCGTTATACTTTGCCGGTATTACCCTGGGACGATTGATCACGGGCTTCCTGACACTGCGTATGAGCAACCGCCGGCTAATCCTGATTGGTCAATTGGCCGCGGTAGCAGGAGGAATCCTGCTGCTCATGCCGCTGCCTCCGATTCTGCTAATGAGCGGCCTGATTCTGATCGGTGTCGGATTCGCGCCTATTTTTCCCGGATTACTGCATGAGACGCCTGCCCGCTTTGGAGAAAAGAATGCTGCGCGTCTGATGGGCTACCAGCTGGCTATGGCTTACGTAGGTATTACTATTTTGCCGCCACTGTTCGGATTGATTGCTGCTTATGTACATGTAGGCTGGTTTCCATTTGTGGTACTTGCATACATTCTGCTTATGCTGTTATTCGCAGAACGGGTCAATCAGAAGCTCAGACATGCCTAG
- a CDS encoding proline--tRNA ligase produces MKQSQLLAVTLRESPGDAEAASHRLLLRAGYIRQLAAGIYTYLPLGRIVLRKLEQMIREEMDRSGAQEVLLPAIQPAELWQESGRYEMYGRELIRLQDRHKRDFVLGPTHEEVITDLVRSEIGSYRQLPVILYQIQTKFRDERRPRSGLLRGREFLMKDAYSFAIDEATMQQSYKIMYDAYHHIFERCGLDFRAVEADAGSIGGQGNTHEFMVMTDAGEDTIAVCSYCGYAANLEKAESAASSFIPVSIRNEADEKVLSAEAAAFPTMMDIPATDSATGVIGITEETDSTDHVQPEKVHTPGLRTIAQLTEALSITPDRIIKTVIFLVDSQPIAVLIRGDEEINEIKVRNYLQVDELVMADADTVQRVTGAPVGFAGPYALASTELVCLADYSILALKDAIAGGNEEDYHYLHVNVQRDLVLRHIGDFRNVRAGDSCPRCQDGHIHFQRGIEVGHVFQLGDKYSAAMNATYTDSSGQDQPIQMGCYGIGVSRLVAAIVEQHHDEQGICWPASIAPYQVHLIPVSVRDEQQMSTALELYKKLTDAHCEVLLDDRNERAGVKFKDSDLIGIPIRLVIGKGAAAGEVEYVERSTGIRELLTTEQAIRCILTAAIIE; encoded by the coding sequence ATGAAACAAAGCCAGCTATTAGCCGTTACACTGCGTGAATCTCCTGGAGACGCAGAAGCAGCAAGCCATCGCCTATTGCTGCGGGCAGGATATATTCGCCAGCTTGCAGCAGGCATCTATACGTATCTGCCACTTGGACGCATTGTTCTGCGCAAGCTCGAACAGATGATTCGTGAAGAGATGGATCGGAGCGGAGCGCAGGAAGTACTGCTGCCAGCGATACAGCCTGCAGAACTGTGGCAGGAATCCGGTCGCTATGAAATGTATGGGCGGGAGCTGATCCGGTTACAGGATCGGCACAAGCGGGATTTCGTGCTCGGACCTACGCATGAAGAAGTAATAACGGATCTGGTTCGCAGCGAGATCGGTTCCTATCGTCAGCTACCGGTTATTCTGTACCAGATTCAGACCAAGTTCAGGGATGAGCGTCGTCCACGATCCGGTCTGCTGCGCGGAAGAGAGTTTCTGATGAAGGATGCCTATTCTTTTGCTATAGATGAAGCGACTATGCAGCAGTCCTACAAGATTATGTACGATGCCTACCATCACATTTTCGAGCGATGCGGACTGGATTTCCGCGCAGTGGAAGCAGACGCGGGATCTATCGGAGGACAGGGCAATACACATGAATTTATGGTTATGACAGATGCTGGAGAAGATACAATTGCTGTCTGTTCCTACTGCGGCTATGCTGCGAACCTGGAAAAGGCAGAATCTGCAGCAAGTTCATTTATTCCGGTATCTATACGTAATGAAGCAGACGAAAAAGTCCTGTCTGCTGAAGCAGCTGCATTTCCAACGATGATGGATATTCCTGCTACGGATTCGGCAACCGGCGTAATCGGAATCACAGAGGAGACAGACAGTACAGACCATGTACAGCCGGAAAAGGTCCACACTCCGGGTCTGCGTACGATTGCACAATTGACCGAGGCGCTGTCGATAACCCCGGATCGAATAATCAAAACGGTCATCTTTTTGGTCGACTCTCAGCCGATTGCTGTACTGATCCGTGGAGATGAAGAGATTAATGAAATCAAAGTCCGGAATTATCTGCAGGTCGATGAACTGGTGATGGCTGATGCAGACACGGTTCAGCGTGTAACAGGAGCTCCTGTCGGATTTGCCGGACCCTATGCGCTTGCCTCTACCGAGCTGGTCTGTCTGGCTGATTATTCTATCCTCGCCCTGAAGGATGCGATTGCTGGAGGTAATGAGGAAGATTACCATTATCTCCATGTGAATGTACAGCGTGATCTTGTACTTCGGCATATCGGCGATTTTCGCAATGTACGCGCAGGAGACAGCTGTCCACGCTGTCAGGATGGACATATCCATTTTCAGCGCGGGATCGAAGTAGGACATGTATTCCAGCTGGGAGACAAGTACAGTGCTGCAATGAATGCCACTTATACCGATTCATCTGGTCAGGATCAACCTATACAAATGGGCTGTTATGGGATTGGAGTATCCAGACTGGTTGCTGCGATCGTAGAGCAGCATCATGATGAGCAGGGAATCTGCTGGCCAGCTTCTATTGCTCCTTATCAAGTACATCTTATTCCGGTCTCGGTGAGAGATGAGCAGCAGATGAGTACGGCTCTTGAACTGTATAAGAAATTGACAGATGCTCATTGCGAAGTGCTGCTGGATGACCGGAATGAACGAGCTGGCGTGAAGTTCAAGGATTCCGATCTGATCGGTATTCCGATTCGTCTTGTTATAGGAAAAGGAGCTGCTGCAGGAGAAGTGGAATATGTGGAGCGCAGTACCGGTATTCGGGAGCTGCTGACCACCGAGCAGGCGATTCGGTGTATTCTGACAGCAGCTATCATAGAGTAG
- a CDS encoding alpha/beta fold hydrolase, whose amino-acid sequence MSTIRSRNNVKVTGNGSQPIVFAHGFGCDQSMWRFVAPAFEKNYRVILFDHIGSGKSDLLAYDNDRHGRLTGYAEDLLQICDDLQLEDPIFVGHSVSGMIGLLASLRRPDYFKHLILIAPSPRYINDLPDYIGGFEQQDIEELLSLMQQNHLGWARFLAPIIMGNPGQPELTAELHESFCVSDPMIIQQFAQITFMSDYRAELQHVTAPALILQCDQDYIAPLEVGAYMHQQMPHSIFQLMEATGHCPHMSHPDETISLIEEYLAQSVTEMEIPR is encoded by the coding sequence ATGTCTACCATCCGGAGTCGAAATAATGTAAAAGTTACGGGGAACGGAAGTCAGCCCATTGTTTTTGCTCATGGTTTTGGATGTGACCAAAGTATGTGGCGGTTTGTGGCCCCTGCTTTTGAAAAAAATTACAGGGTTATCCTATTTGATCACATCGGTTCCGGAAAATCCGATTTGCTGGCGTATGATAATGATCGTCACGGACGGCTTACCGGTTATGCAGAGGATCTGCTGCAGATTTGTGATGATCTCCAGTTGGAAGATCCTATATTTGTCGGCCACTCGGTAAGCGGCATGATTGGTTTACTGGCTTCATTACGCAGACCTGATTATTTTAAACATCTGATTCTGATTGCTCCTTCACCGCGATACATCAATGATTTACCCGATTACATAGGCGGTTTTGAACAACAGGATATCGAAGAGCTTCTCTCGTTAATGCAGCAAAATCATCTGGGTTGGGCCCGTTTTCTCGCGCCGATCATTATGGGGAATCCGGGCCAGCCGGAGCTGACTGCTGAATTGCACGAGAGTTTTTGTGTGTCTGACCCGATGATCATACAGCAATTTGCCCAGATCACCTTTATGTCGGATTATCGCGCCGAGCTACAGCATGTGACGGCGCCTGCCCTTATTTTGCAATGTGATCAGGATTATATTGCTCCTCTGGAAGTAGGTGCCTATATGCATCAGCAGATGCCTCATAGCATCTTTCAATTGATGGAAGCGACCGGGCACTGTCCTCATATGAGCCATCCGGACGAGACAATTTCCCTGATCGAGGAATATCTTGCCCAGTCGGTCACGGAAATGGAGATACCCCGCTGA
- the poxB gene encoding ubiquinone-dependent pyruvate dehydrogenase, with product MKKTIADSVVDTLVKAGVKRIFGITGDSLNAIIDAVRRSGKIEWIHVRHEEVAAFAAGAEAELNGTIAVCAGSSGPGNLHLINGLYDCYRNRVPVLAIAAHIPSDEIGSGYFQATHPELIFQECSDFCEVIMTEKQMPRTLTMALQTAIAGSTVSVVVLPGDIASLDESTHPVPEQVYHAAKPVVLPSEEELQTLVQYLNEGKKITLLCGAGCKGAHAELMELCEKLQSPMVVALRGKEHLEYNNPYFAGLTGLIGYSSGYHAMMDCDLLLMLGTDFPYRQFYPEDATIIQLDIDPSRLGRRTNITLGLCGDVKSTVQQILPRLTTAHDSRHLSKSADRYAKVREELDEMAIKGHTGPKGMHPQYLTKVVSDAAAADAIFTCDVGTPTVWAARYLEMSEQRRLIGSFNHGTMANALPQAIGLQAAERERQVISFSGDGGLSMLMGDLITLKQHNLPVNVVVFNNSALSFVELEMKAGGYLESGTDLHQTDFAAVANALGIQGIRVEDPEELEDAVQRALAHDGPALIDVVVNRQELSMPPTITLQQAKGFSLWMAKAIMNGRGDELIDLAKTNLLR from the coding sequence TTGAAAAAGACGATTGCAGATTCGGTGGTAGATACACTCGTCAAAGCCGGAGTAAAACGGATATTTGGTATTACCGGCGATTCATTAAATGCGATTATTGATGCAGTACGGCGTTCCGGCAAAATCGAATGGATTCATGTCCGGCATGAAGAGGTAGCTGCTTTTGCTGCAGGAGCCGAAGCCGAACTGAATGGCACCATAGCTGTGTGCGCAGGCAGCAGCGGACCGGGTAATCTTCATTTGATTAATGGATTGTATGATTGTTATCGCAACCGGGTACCAGTGCTTGCGATCGCAGCTCATATCCCGAGTGACGAGATTGGCAGCGGCTACTTTCAGGCGACGCATCCGGAGCTTATTTTTCAGGAGTGCAGTGATTTCTGCGAAGTTATTATGACCGAGAAACAGATGCCGCGTACACTGACTATGGCGCTTCAGACCGCTATTGCAGGGTCTACCGTATCTGTTGTTGTTCTTCCCGGCGATATTGCCAGTCTGGATGAATCGACTCATCCCGTGCCCGAACAGGTATATCATGCAGCCAAGCCGGTTGTGTTACCTTCGGAAGAAGAACTGCAGACGCTGGTACAGTATCTGAATGAAGGCAAAAAGATCACCCTCCTTTGTGGTGCAGGCTGCAAAGGTGCCCATGCAGAGTTGATGGAACTGTGCGAGAAACTGCAGTCTCCAATGGTCGTTGCGCTGCGAGGCAAGGAACATCTGGAGTACAATAATCCGTATTTTGCAGGATTAACTGGACTGATTGGGTATTCTTCCGGTTATCATGCGATGATGGATTGTGACTTGCTGCTGATGCTCGGTACCGATTTCCCTTATCGTCAGTTCTATCCGGAAGATGCGACTATCATCCAGCTGGATATCGATCCTTCCCGTCTAGGCAGACGAACCAATATAACTCTTGGATTATGCGGAGACGTCAAATCGACCGTACAGCAGATTTTGCCGCGTCTTACTACTGCACATGATTCCCGTCATTTAAGCAAATCTGCCGATCGTTATGCCAAGGTACGTGAAGAACTCGATGAGATGGCAATCAAAGGACATACCGGACCCAAAGGAATGCATCCCCAGTATTTGACTAAAGTTGTCAGCGATGCAGCAGCAGCAGATGCTATCTTTACCTGTGATGTAGGGACGCCTACCGTCTGGGCAGCCCGCTATCTGGAAATGAGCGAACAGCGCCGGTTGATTGGTTCTTTTAACCACGGCACTATGGCGAATGCCCTGCCACAGGCGATTGGATTACAGGCAGCGGAACGTGAACGTCAGGTTATTTCATTTTCCGGTGACGGAGGTCTCAGTATGCTGATGGGTGATCTGATCACACTCAAGCAGCATAATCTGCCGGTCAATGTTGTTGTTTTCAATAATAGTGCGCTCAGCTTTGTAGAGTTGGAAATGAAAGCTGGAGGCTACCTGGAATCCGGTACCGATCTGCATCAGACCGACTTTGCAGCCGTGGCAAATGCACTCGGCATCCAGGGTATCCGTGTCGAAGATCCGGAGGAGCTAGAGGATGCAGTACAACGCGCGCTGGCGCACGATGGACCTGCCCTGATCGATGTAGTAGTGAATCGTCAGGAATTGTCCATGCCGCCGACAATTACCCTGCAGCAGGCCAAAGGATTCTCTTTATGGATGGCCAAAGCCATCATGAACGGACGCGGTGATGAACTAATTGATCTGGCGAAGACCAATTTGCTTCGCTAA
- a CDS encoding GNAT family N-acetyltransferase encodes MKNPIKELKGIKDSINEAKQAMDGIKSILNDVKSDVDEAKQNLQHTMEHAKETSQEAKASTDQLKSGLQDSKMAVQDTRSNLSSATQDVKQSVTIVKEEFNTPGGGFAADENKMQQANSGGQGTLSASQTPVMQPPQATAITPAYENPGAELIEGGQLIKEGTAFFLKKGEEIIGEITYIPGPESDTWTLNHTYVNPEYRGGKIAQGLLDQVVQAARAENKKILPTCSYALAQFKRHSQYEDVWMRY; translated from the coding sequence ATGAAAAACCCGATCAAGGAACTAAAAGGTATTAAAGATAGCATTAACGAAGCCAAGCAGGCTATGGATGGAATCAAGTCTATTCTGAACGACGTCAAAAGCGATGTAGATGAAGCCAAGCAAAATCTGCAGCATACGATGGAGCATGCCAAAGAAACCTCACAGGAAGCCAAAGCCTCTACCGACCAGCTCAAAAGCGGACTTCAGGACAGCAAAATGGCTGTACAGGATACACGCAGCAATTTGTCTTCGGCTACCCAGGATGTAAAACAGAGTGTGACCATCGTCAAAGAGGAATTTAATACACCAGGAGGGGGCTTTGCGGCAGACGAGAACAAGATGCAGCAGGCTAATAGCGGTGGACAGGGTACACTTTCAGCTAGCCAGACGCCCGTAATGCAGCCTCCGCAGGCTACAGCTATTACACCGGCGTATGAGAACCCCGGAGCCGAATTGATCGAGGGTGGACAGCTGATCAAGGAAGGCACTGCCTTTTTCCTGAAAAAAGGAGAAGAGATTATCGGCGAGATTACGTATATTCCCGGACCGGAAAGTGATACATGGACACTTAATCATACGTACGTGAATCCTGAATACCGCGGCGGCAAAATAGCCCAGGGATTGTTGGATCAGGTCGTACAGGCAGCCAGAGCGGAAAACAAAAAGATTCTGCCAACCTGCTCTTATGCATTGGCCCAATTCAAGCGCCATTCCCAGTATGAGGATGTATGGATGCGATATTGA
- a CDS encoding response regulator — protein MAKIMVVDDAAFMRMMLKDMLAGLGHDIVAEAGNGLEAVKAYEANKPDLVTMDITMPEMDGIEAVRSIRSTNPDAKIIMCSAMGQQAMIVDAIQAGAKDFIVKPFQKDRVELAINKVLGV, from the coding sequence ATGGCTAAAATTATGGTAGTGGATGACGCTGCATTTATGAGAATGATGCTAAAAGATATGCTGGCTGGATTGGGACACGATATCGTGGCAGAAGCAGGAAACGGACTGGAAGCAGTCAAAGCTTATGAAGCTAACAAGCCTGATCTGGTGACAATGGATATCACCATGCCGGAAATGGATGGAATTGAAGCTGTGCGTTCTATCCGCAGTACAAATCCCGATGCCAAAATTATCATGTGCTCCGCGATGGGCCAACAGGCAATGATCGTAGATGCTATTCAAGCCGGTGCCAAAGACTTTATCGTCAAGCCATTTCAAAAAGATCGCGTAGAACTTGCGATTAACAAAGTACTGGGCGTATAA
- a CDS encoding alpha/beta hydrolase, which translates to MPLDPQVQEFLNQYNQYQMPPMDSIDPKMIRAIEQSSALKQMASQTDIYRVEDRTIPLADRQVPVRLYTPTDAEAHPALVFYHGGGWVLGSLDSHDELCRRLAREAECVVISVDYRLAPEHPFPAAVWDAYDSLNYIAEHAEEYGIDAGRIALSGDSAGGNLAAVACIIARDKSGPSVCYQLLFYPSTGNATDTRSYQENGYGYLLTADMMNWFRKCYFEQSEDENHPYASPVLSSDLNGLPPATIITAEYDPLRDSGAEYARRLQEEGVEAEYICYEGMIHGFVTMSQLDRAQEAIRQSAARLRHVYQNRYLNE; encoded by the coding sequence ATGCCACTGGATCCACAAGTACAAGAATTCCTGAATCAATATAACCAGTATCAGATGCCACCTATGGATTCAATAGACCCCAAAATGATTCGTGCCATAGAACAAAGTTCAGCTCTAAAACAAATGGCCTCCCAAACCGATATATACCGGGTAGAGGATCGTACTATTCCTCTAGCGGATCGGCAGGTTCCGGTTCGCCTGTATACACCGACAGATGCCGAAGCTCATCCTGCCCTTGTTTTTTACCATGGAGGAGGCTGGGTGTTGGGAAGTCTGGATTCCCATGATGAATTATGTAGAAGGCTCGCTCGTGAAGCAGAATGTGTCGTTATCTCTGTGGACTACCGATTGGCTCCGGAACATCCTTTTCCGGCAGCTGTATGGGATGCCTATGATTCCCTGAATTATATTGCTGAACATGCGGAAGAATATGGTATTGATGCAGGGCGTATTGCGTTAAGCGGGGATAGTGCCGGCGGTAACCTGGCAGCGGTTGCCTGTATCATCGCCCGGGACAAGAGTGGACCTTCGGTCTGCTATCAGCTGTTGTTTTATCCCTCGACCGGGAATGCGACAGATACGCGTTCTTATCAGGAAAATGGTTATGGCTACCTGCTGACGGCAGATATGATGAACTGGTTCCGCAAATGTTATTTTGAACAATCGGAGGATGAGAATCATCCTTATGCTTCACCTGTACTGAGTAGTGATCTAAATGGATTGCCGCCAGCTACCATTATCACTGCAGAGTACGATCCGCTGCGAGATAGTGGGGCTGAATATGCGCGCAGGCTTCAAGAAGAAGGCGTAGAAGCCGAATATATCTGTTATGAGGGCATGATTCATGGTTTTGTTACGATGAGTCAGCTGGATCGGGCACAGGAGGCTATTCGCCAGTCTGCTGCACGACTCCGGCATGTATATCAAAATAGATATCTAAATGAATGA